One part of the Thermoanaerobacterium sp. CMT5567-10 genome encodes these proteins:
- a CDS encoding sensor histidine kinase, whose translation MNKSLFEFKGIRRKIFAHLLITTLIMGITSIYSYYNAKIVIDRLKSIFTDYVYLNNLNNDINSLETEVEKYLSTKSSDSLLNYYTISNKLNNSAEDMINIVTYDNDSLMQKDIGNMIMSLLSETDKAVNAKRGRISSEYIEYFTRANKINDYIKMYINNLIYNKLQEGSLKYNKISKNMVFISFLNIFLILISVVLNIVLAIIYTYRITRPISELSDTAERISKGDFDIEPIRIKTDDEVNILADAFNKMVTNIKNYIDEIKMQAKVEKRLKEQEMQNLKMRNILRESELKALQSQINPHFLFNTLNAASQIAMMEGAEKSSEFIEKVADLFRYNLRKLDKPVTLKEEVDNVFNYMYILKTRFGEKVEFQTSIDESLLNLKVPCTIIQPVVENAFIHGIEEIEGKGIIRIEIKEVDGSIHIDVIDDGMGMSHESINKILSADDPDNDENKHVTGIGMHNVINRLRLYYNIADINDVIEIESRIGYGTRVTLKIPMGRGNAA comes from the coding sequence GTGAATAAAAGTTTATTTGAATTTAAAGGCATAAGGAGAAAAATATTTGCACATCTTTTAATAACTACGTTGATAATGGGTATAACCAGTATTTACTCTTATTACAATGCCAAGATTGTAATTGATAGATTAAAATCAATATTTACAGATTACGTCTACTTAAACAATCTCAATAACGATATAAATTCTCTAGAGACAGAAGTGGAAAAATATCTTTCCACAAAATCCTCCGATTCGCTTCTTAATTATTATACGATTAGCAACAAACTAAACAATAGTGCTGAAGACATGATAAACATAGTGACATATGATAATGACAGCCTCATGCAAAAAGACATTGGCAATATGATAATGAGCTTACTATCAGAAACTGATAAAGCAGTAAATGCGAAAAGAGGCAGAATAAGCAGCGAATATATAGAATACTTTACTAGAGCAAATAAGATAAATGACTATATAAAGATGTACATTAATAATCTCATATACAATAAGCTTCAAGAAGGATCGTTAAAGTACAATAAAATATCAAAAAATATGGTTTTTATAAGCTTTTTAAATATTTTTCTAATATTAATATCTGTAGTTTTAAATATTGTGTTAGCCATTATATATACTTACAGGATAACTAGGCCAATATCTGAGCTTTCTGATACAGCCGAAAGGATTTCAAAAGGAGATTTTGACATCGAGCCTATAAGAATCAAGACAGATGATGAGGTCAATATACTGGCTGATGCGTTTAATAAAATGGTTACAAACATTAAAAACTATATTGATGAAATAAAGATGCAGGCAAAAGTGGAAAAAAGGCTTAAAGAGCAAGAGATGCAGAACCTAAAGATGAGAAATATATTAAGAGAGTCTGAATTAAAAGCACTTCAGTCACAGATAAATCCACATTTTTTATTTAATACTTTAAATGCGGCATCACAGATTGCAATGATGGAGGGTGCGGAAAAATCGTCAGAGTTTATAGAAAAAGTAGCAGATCTATTCAGATACAACTTGAGAAAGCTAGACAAGCCGGTGACATTGAAAGAAGAAGTTGATAATGTGTTTAACTACATGTATATATTAAAAACAAGATTTGGCGAAAAAGTAGAATTTCAAACAAGCATAGATGAAAGCCTTTTAAATCTCAAAGTTCCCTGCACGATTATACAGCCTGTTGTTGAAAACGCCTTTATACACGGCATAGAGGAGATAGAAGGGAAAGGTATTATCCGCATTGAAATAAAAGAGGTCGACGGCAGTATACACATTGATGTTATAGATGATGGAATGGGCATGAGTCATGAAAGCATCAATAAAATTCTTTCTGCAGATGATCCTGACAACGATGAAAATAAGCATGTCACAGGCATTGGAATGCACAATGTAATAAATCGTTTAAGGTTATATTACAATATAGCTGATATCAATGACGTCATAGAGATTGAAAGCCGCATTGGATATGGAACTAGAGTAACATTGAAGATTCCTATGGGAAGGGGTAATGCAGCGTGA
- a CDS encoding substrate-binding domain-containing protein has translation MKTLQKVYAFLKRNIILILMTLIAVLSIFLYKFQQIEEPVLAGKPSYHFYLVAQNSVDPFWKEVQKGAEDAAKFYNVAVEFNAPKFNNLDEELEFLDIAVLSKVDGIITHVSYDGDFNTLINEAYENKIPVVTIENDLKDSKRKSFVGANSFILGEEAGKLMKLATGGKANIAVIMSNDVGKDTASQNLKLSGFLGVINSTSEMKVSKVYTSQLGALSAEEITQSIINGGEGINALYITDSVDTIGAAQVVVDFSKVGEISIVGYGDTPDILRYVDKGIIYGTVMSDPYKMGYESVKAMMEIKKNNEVSTFIDTGVNIITKSNVKEYEDKIKQKD, from the coding sequence GTGAAAACGTTACAGAAAGTTTACGCTTTTTTGAAAAGAAATATAATTTTGATATTGATGACTTTGATTGCGGTACTCAGCATTTTTTTATATAAATTTCAGCAAATTGAGGAACCAGTTTTAGCAGGAAAACCGTCTTATCATTTCTATTTGGTCGCACAAAATTCTGTCGATCCTTTCTGGAAAGAAGTGCAAAAAGGTGCCGAAGATGCTGCAAAATTTTACAACGTTGCTGTTGAATTTAATGCTCCTAAATTTAATAATTTAGATGAAGAGCTAGAATTTCTCGATATTGCAGTTCTGTCGAAAGTTGATGGCATCATAACGCATGTTTCTTATGATGGAGATTTTAATACTTTAATAAATGAAGCATATGAAAACAAAATACCTGTTGTTACAATTGAAAATGATTTAAAAGACAGCAAAAGGAAATCATTTGTTGGTGCAAACAGCTTTATATTGGGAGAAGAAGCGGGGAAGCTTATGAAGTTGGCAACAGGTGGTAAAGCAAATATAGCAGTTATCATGAGCAACGATGTGGGAAAAGATACGGCAAGCCAAAATTTAAAGCTAAGTGGATTTTTAGGTGTTATTAATAGTACTTCAGAAATGAAGGTATCAAAAGTATATACGTCGCAGTTAGGAGCCCTAAGTGCTGAAGAAATAACTCAGTCAATAATAAACGGCGGTGAAGGAATAAACGCATTATATATAACGGATTCGGTTGATACGATAGGTGCAGCTCAAGTTGTGGTGGATTTCAGCAAAGTAGGTGAAATATCTATAGTTGGGTACGGTGATACACCGGATATTTTGAGATATGTTGATAAAGGTATTATTTATGGTACAGTTATGAGCGACCCATATAAGATGGGGTATGAGAGCGTTAAGGCAATGATGGAAATCAAGAAAAATAATGAGGTTTCTACATTCATAGATACAGGCGTAAATATTATTACAAAAAGCAATGTAAAAGAGTATGAGGATAAGATAAAACAAAAAGATTAG
- a CDS encoding tryptophan transporter: protein MNSRKTLREFILCALLMAIGVVLHFITPAFMLNMRPDFMLSMLFISLMLVDDLKINYVTAIIAGILTALTGSMPGGQIANPIDKLVTSTIIIFMLKLLRNRVNEGIIVGIVGIIGTIISGSVFLGVVSIIAGLPGPFYLLMLTVVLPTAIVNTVVTVIGYYIIKKVSKSTLVVNK, encoded by the coding sequence GTGAATTCAAGAAAGACATTGAGAGAGTTTATACTTTGTGCGCTTCTTATGGCGATTGGCGTTGTTCTGCACTTTATTACTCCTGCATTTATGCTTAATATGAGACCAGACTTTATGCTATCTATGCTTTTTATATCTTTAATGCTTGTTGATGATTTAAAGATAAATTACGTTACAGCGATTATAGCAGGTATACTGACAGCTCTAACAGGATCGATGCCTGGCGGTCAGATTGCTAATCCTATAGACAAACTTGTTACATCAACCATTATAATTTTTATGCTTAAGCTTTTGAGAAATAGAGTAAACGAAGGAATAATCGTTGGAATTGTAGGTATCATTGGAACGATCATATCAGGTTCTGTATTTTTAGGTGTTGTATCAATTATAGCAGGACTGCCGGGACCATTTTACCTTCTCATGCTGACAGTTGTTTTGCCGACGGCAATTGTAAATACAGTAGTTACTGTGATTGGATATTATATTATCAAGAAGGTTTCAAAATCTACTTTAGTTGTCAATAAATAA
- a CDS encoding response regulator has product MIKLLIADDEQIVLDSLKFIIENNCHDVDVIGFAKSGREAIEKADALKPDVIFMDIRMPGIDGMEAIKRIKEIHNDIEFVIITAYDYFNYAKEAIKLDVVDYLLKPMNKNKVIDTVLKVKKIVETKRENMMKELEMKEKMIMILPHLESEMIYSLASATFRQENIDFYGSIFNMNLNIGYALVVLFEKDDNESHLDNLAGNVKMQETLIYIKEFIKNTGPCLAGILLDRIIVFVPVESDEDLFTIKNTSIDFAEKILKETHGKDSKVRIGIGRPYQTSYFSKSYDEADFAAKMGIDSITHFDDIKLSDNGELILSNDDEELINNIISNNIDAALIKVNGIFQKLLLHYKDDMNLFKSKLLSLSIEIIAKISSYCDVTSELEENMIVKILRTNEIENIKKTFSQFISNIVLKLHENRERYYTGLIAKAIEFINENYDKDIKLYDVAKMLNISYYYFSKTFKEETKCNFVDYITQVRINKAKEFLLDDSISVKEVCFKVGYNDPNYFSRIFRKETGMTPTEYKSKNSEGGVAFEC; this is encoded by the coding sequence GTGATAAAGTTGTTGATTGCTGACGATGAGCAGATAGTCCTTGACTCTTTAAAATTTATCATCGAGAATAACTGCCACGATGTAGATGTTATTGGTTTTGCAAAATCGGGAAGAGAAGCAATTGAAAAAGCTGATGCATTGAAGCCTGATGTGATTTTTATGGATATAAGGATGCCAGGCATAGATGGCATGGAAGCTATCAAAAGGATTAAAGAAATCCACAATGACATTGAGTTTGTAATAATAACGGCTTATGACTATTTTAATTATGCAAAAGAAGCGATAAAACTGGATGTAGTCGATTATCTGTTGAAACCTATGAATAAAAATAAGGTAATCGATACGGTTTTAAAAGTCAAAAAAATCGTAGAAACAAAGCGGGAAAACATGATGAAGGAACTTGAGATGAAAGAGAAAATGATAATGATACTGCCACATCTTGAAAGTGAAATGATATATTCACTGGCATCAGCCACATTTAGGCAGGAAAACATTGATTTCTATGGAAGTATCTTCAATATGAATCTAAATATTGGATATGCTTTAGTGGTTTTATTTGAAAAGGATGATAATGAGAGTCACTTAGACAATTTAGCTGGTAATGTCAAGATGCAGGAAACATTAATCTACATTAAAGAATTTATAAAAAACACAGGGCCTTGCTTAGCAGGTATCTTGCTTGATAGGATAATTGTATTTGTTCCAGTTGAAAGTGATGAAGATCTGTTTACAATTAAAAATACTTCAATAGATTTTGCGGAAAAAATTTTAAAAGAAACACATGGCAAAGATTCAAAAGTCAGGATTGGAATAGGCAGACCATATCAAACCAGTTATTTTTCAAAATCATACGATGAGGCTGATTTTGCTGCAAAGATGGGTATAGACAGCATAACACATTTTGATGATATTAAATTGTCTGACAATGGAGAGCTGATTTTAAGCAATGATGATGAAGAACTGATAAATAATATTATATCGAACAATATTGATGCGGCTCTGATTAAAGTCAACGGCATATTTCAAAAATTGCTGCTTCATTATAAAGATGATATGAATTTATTTAAATCAAAACTTTTGAGTTTATCTATTGAAATAATTGCTAAGATTAGTTCGTATTGCGATGTAACTTCCGAATTAGAAGAGAATATGATTGTTAAAATTTTGAGGACAAATGAAATTGAAAACATTAAAAAGACTTTTTCGCAGTTTATATCAAATATAGTATTGAAGCTGCATGAAAACAGAGAGAGATATTACACAGGACTTATTGCGAAAGCTATTGAGTTTATAAATGAAAATTATGATAAAGATATTAAGCTGTACGATGTGGCAAAGATGCTGAATATCAGCTACTACTATTTCAGTAAGACGTTTAAAGAGGAGACAAAGTGCAATTTTGTTGATTATATTACTCAAGTCAGGATAAATAAAGCAAAAGAGTTTTTGCTAGATGATTCCATAAGTGTGAAAGAAGTCTGCTTTAAGGTAGGCTATAATGATCCAAACTATTTTAGCAGGATTTTCAGGAAGGAGACCGGCATGACTCCTACAGAGTACAAGAGTAAAAATTCGGAGGGAGGTGTTGCGTTTGAGTGTTAA